The Nicotiana tabacum cultivar K326 chromosome 1, ASM71507v2, whole genome shotgun sequence genome segment TGTCACCACTATTATTTATTCTTATAATGGAGTACTTGTCAAAGGTGTTTAAAAGAATGGGAAGTCTGACTGACTTTAAAATGCATCTAATGTGTAAGAAGTTGAAACTCACGTACTTGATATTTGCGGATGATTTAATAGTATTCTGCAAGGGTGAGGTGGGGTCTGTGAAAAGAGTGGTTGAGGCTTTAACACACTTTAGCAAGGTCTTAGGACTAGTTGCTAACATGGACAAATCTAGTTTGTTCATGGCAAGGATAACTGAGGAGGAAAAACAAGAGCTGTTGAATATTACAGGCTTCAGTGAAGGATCATTTCCTATTAGATACTTTAGACTTCTTTTATCACCTAAAAGTGGAGTAAATTAGAATGCCATCAGTTGATTGCCAAAATTACTTGCAGAGTCAAATTTGGCTACTCTAAGAAGCTTTCATATGCTGGCAGACTTCAAGTGATCAACTCTATTATATTTTCTATTCACAGCTTCTCGGGATCAATTTTCATTCTCCCACAGAGTGTAGTAAAAGAAGTGGATAGAGTTTGCAAAGATTTTCTATGGGGAGGTACATAGGAGAAGAGGAAAATATCACTAGTAGCTTAGGATAAAGTCTGTTTATCAAAAAGCTGTGGAGGTTTGAACATCAAAAAGTGTAAGAAGTGGAATAAGGCCCTAGTTGGGAAGTTGATTTGGCAGCTTATTGTGAAAAAGGACAGCTTATGGGTGAAATGGGTGCATGTATTATATATAAAAGCAGATTCAAGCTTTTAGAATCACACAGCTCCTCGGGACAGCAACTGCTATTGGAGAAAGTTAAATCACTTGAAGCAGGAAATGCAAAACTGGTAAGATCAGTACATATTAAGCCACTCTGGACAATACTCAATTACAAAGAGTTACCTAGCCATTATTAAAGATCATAGGAAACTAGATACTACAGACTTTATTTGGAATGCAATTGCTCAGCCTAAACACAGATTTATCACCTGGTTGGCCTATCAAAACAGGATGCTAACAAGGGAGAGATTACAACAGTTGCACATCCCAGTCAATGACACCAATTGTTGCACGTGCAATGATCAGGTTAATGAGATTGTCCAATACTTGTTTATGGAATGTAGTTGGTCTAAGGAAGTGAGATCAACAATAATGCACTGGGCTGGTATTGAATTAGCTGGAGGTGATGTAGCCCTGGTTCTAAAGAGTATAAAGAAGGAGAAATGGAAGCAATTAAAAAAATAGGTATTTGGAGCTATGCTGGAAGCAGTCATCTACCACACTTGGAAAGGTAGGAATTGGAAAAATTTTAGAGGAACAAATGTAAATACTGAAGCTATAGTAGTATAGATTAAAAAAGAAGTAATAGATAGGCAAGAAGTAAGTGGGAACTCCAGGAAAGCAAGAAAATGTAGAGGCTTTTTGCAGGCAATAGCTGTGTAGTTCAGATATGTTAAGGTCATTCTCGCAGGTTATTGTGAGGAGGTGTTCGTTAGTTTATAACTGTGTTGATTGATTAATGGTAATTTACAAtgttaccaaaaaaaaatataatgagGAGATTAATTCTTGTTATTCGAGCAACCAAACAAGGTAGTATTTAGTTATACTAAATTTAATTAGGAGATTAATTCTCCAATTCAAGCAACCAAACATACTCTAATTACAACAACAAGATCATATTTAGTGTATTTACTAACTGAATTTAAGacgatagtgtgtacgcagaccttacccttacccttaCTCTACGCCGATGCAAGTGAAACTTTAATACCTTCTTCTCTTTGTAATTTTAGATACAAATGCACTATTTTGTAAAGATTGGTAAAACCAATCTATTTaccaaatattaaaaaaattaactatCAAACACAAACTCCTTGaaattacttttaaaaataaaaaaaaactattttaacatcaaaattatgcgTTTTTCGGTTTTGGCCACGGAGAGGCTGAATATTAGACATAGCAGTGACATCTGTTGTAATTACCACTCCTCTGCCATGGATATGGATAACATACCTCCACTGTTAATCCTCGAAATCCTCAGCCGACTAGCTGACTCAACAGACCTAGCTCGTTGCCGAGTCGCCTCGAAAACCCTCAACGCACTCTCTCGCGATGCCCGATCCATCAATCTCAATTGCTCCTTCGATCGTTACACCAAGTCCCGATCTCCTGACATACGGGATTCCATTACACCCTTCAAGCGAATCTTCAATAAACTGATTTCTGAATTGAGCATTGTGGAGGCCATTTCCATTGGGGTCGAGAAACCTTTCGAAACGGTGCATACGACACCGTTAGGATATGTGAATGATTCGCACTTGACGGATGTTAATTTTGTTGCCCACTGGTTGCCTAAGGTTAACGAAAAGTTGAGAGCTCTTTCCATATCGGACTTTTGGGTTCAATCTTGTTGGCGACCATCAAATGTCCTTGCTCTTATCTCTTCCCATTGTGAGTTCCTCTCTCAACAAACTTATCTGCATAAGAACACATAACCATTTACATATATAATACTCTCTCCGTTCCCATTTATGTGACAGGTGATGGGATTTCTAGAGGCAATTTTTTCATATgcctttaaatattttgaattattaattattttgactTATAGTAGTACTCTTTATATAGTTCCAGTAAACACGGAGAAGTGAAGGATGAGCAGAGCTCGAGCTTGGGCTCCAATGGTGGAACCCTAGAAGGTTCTCGATGAGAGAGAAGAGTGAAAGATTTTGTTTTTGTGAGAAATGAACTAACTGAGATGTATTAACTGTCAAATGAATACATATATACAACACACGTGAGACTTCTACTATGTCTAATACTAACTCAATTAATGTAACTAACACTAACTCAATGAATTGACTACTCAAACTAACAGATAAGCCAAGCTTACATGTAATTAATACAATATCTCAATACCCCCTTCAAGTTGGAAGTGAGGTTGTCGCTGCCAACTTTCTCATAACTGCTGCATGCTTGACTCCAGTAAGGGCCTTGGTTAAGACATCAACTAACTGGCAATCAGTCCCAACATGATGAAGAGACACCAGGCCTTCCTGCAGTTTGTCTCTTACAAAGTGACAATGGACTTCAATGTGTTTGGTTCGTTCGTGAAAAAAACTAGATTTCTAGCTATGTGTAGGGCATATTGGCTTTCACAAAATACTGGGACAACTTAGGAAAAGGAACTGTCAGCTCATCAAATAATCTGCACAACCAAGCAAGTTCTTAGGGCTCTATACTCTGCTTCAGCAAAGGATAGGGATATGGTGGCTTGTTTCTTGGACTTCCAGCTGATTGGACTATCACCAAGACTTCTAGAGTTTGGACAAGCTGCCCAGTCAGAGTCATAATACCCTCTGACAATACAATCAGAATTGGCAGACATGAAGATCCCAAGGGTAGGATCAGTCTTCAAATATCTAAGCAAATGATAAGCAGCCTTCAAGTGAGGTTCCCTAGGATCTTGCATGAATTGACTAAGGTGTTGCACACTGTATGCAATATCCAGTTTTGTATTTGTGAGGAAGTTCAGTTTGCCTATTAGGGTCTTGTAGATAGAGGGATCTGTTAGGGGCACACCTTCCTTAGCTTTGAGTTTGACACTAGGATCCAATGGTCAACTGAAAGTACTACAATGGAGGCACTCGTACTCCTTTGGTAGATCAAGTGCAAACTTCCTTTCGGAGATTATGGCACCATCTTCCCTGTAGAGAACCTCCAAACCTAGGAAATAGTGCAGTCTTCCCAAGTCCTTGATTCTAAATTGAGCATGCAGAAAGTTTTTCAACAATGTGATCTCCTTTGAATTGTTCCCAATAATGAttacatcatctacataaacagCAACATAGATGATGGAAGAGTCAGTCTTCTTGTACAACAGAGAATAGTCGTTAAGGGAGTGAACATATCCTTTGGAGCATAGAGCCTCAGCTAGTTTAGCATACCACTGTCGCTTGGCCTGTTTCAAGCCATATAATGATTTATTCAGCTTGCACACCAGTTCAGGTGCATCAACCAATAAGCCAGGAGGCAAATCCATGTACACTTCATCATGGAGATTCCCATGAAGGAAGGCATTATTTACATCAAGTTGAAAAATTCCCCAATATTTATTTACTGCAGTTGCTATGAGTGCCCTGATAGTGGTCATTTTCACAACTGGTGAAAAAGTCTCGGTATAATCAACATCAGCCTGTTGGGTATACCCTTTTACCACCAACCTGGCCTTGAATCTCTCAATACTACCATCagctttgttttgattttatacaCCCATCGACGGCCTATTGGCTTCTTCCCTATAGGCAAAGGAACTAAGTCCCAAGTGTGATTGGCATGGAGTGCTTCAAACTCTAGTGTCATGGCTGCTTGCCAAGCATGGTCCAAAGCTGCTTCCTCATAAGAGTTTGGCTCACTGTCATGACAAATACTCTGCGCAAGGTGCTGACTATTCGGAACTAAAGAGTTGAAGGAAACATGATGATGTTCAGATGTAGAATGTGTATCAGGGTGTAAGTTAGGCATGGAACAGACATAATCTTTCAAATGCACAGGTAAGTGATGCTCTCTAGTGGACCTTCTAGGTACCTGATTGGTTGAGTTAGAGGTGGTGAAGGAATAACATGGGATTGCAATTGTGAGGAGTGACTGGGAGAGTGTACAACTGAACTGGTGAAGGAATAACATGGGATTGCAATTGTGAGGAGTGACTGGGAGAGTGTACAACTGAACTGTCTACAGGTGAGACTATAGTGGAGATATCATCAGTACCTGTTGATGGTTCAGGTGCATGAGGATTAGAATGTGCCTTAGTAAGTGACACATCCACTGTAAGAGGAACAGACTCAAGCACTGAGGGAAAATGAGAGGAGGAATCAGGTAAGATAGCAAAGGGGAAGATGTGCTCATAAGTAATGGAGAGTCGGTTTATAATATGAGTTGCAACCAATACACACTCACCCCAATACTGCAAGGGTAACTTGGACTGAAAAAGGAGTGCCCTGGCAGTTTCCAAAAGGTACATATGTTTTCTTTCtactaccccattttgttgaggagtgtaGGGGCATGTTCTTTGATGAATAATCCCTTTGACTGAAAAAAGGATGAGGCTTCTATATTTACAAATTCTGAACCATTGTCTGATCTGAGGTACTTTACATTTGTTTTGAAGTGAGTTTCAACCAAGGATATGAACCCTTTGATGACTTGCAATGTATTGCTTTTATTGCTTAAGAGCTGGGTCCAGGTGGCCTTACTACGGTCATCCACTAAggtgagaaaatatttatagttGTCATGGGTGGCAACATGGTAAGGTCCCCAAAGGTCTACATGAAGTAGTTCAAAGACAGAGGTTGTGGTGCTGATTCTGTGGGAAAATGCAAGTCTAGGTTGCCTAGTCATGGGACAAATGGAGCAGAGGAAAAGTTGTTTGGTTGAGAATTGGACAGGAATAGAGGATATTTCCCTCATCTTTACAAAGGGTACATGTCCCAATCTGTAATGCCACAATAAGTCAGCTTGATTCATATCAGACAAGAGATAATATGATGGAAAGCACTAAGTTTTATTACCAATGGAGATATTTACAAGTGATTGTGAATTGCAAGTGGAAACATTTACAAGTGAATCAGAATGTTGACAGTGCAAGCTATTTACATCAGAGGTTT includes the following:
- the LOC107788607 gene encoding LOW QUALITY PROTEIN: F-box/LRR-repeat protein At4g29420 (The sequence of the model RefSeq protein was modified relative to this genomic sequence to represent the inferred CDS: substituted 1 base at 1 genomic stop codon) → MRFSVLATERLNIRHSSDICCNYHSSAMDMDNIPPLLILEILSRLADSTDLARCRVASKTLNALSRDARSINLNCSFDRYTKSRSPDIRDSITPFKRIFNKLISELSIVEAISIGVEKPFETVHTTPLGYVNDSHLTDVNFVAHWLPKVNEKLRALSISDFWVQSCWRPSNVLALISSHCTXLVELERKNSWLSVDGLLLMPKLTTSTLEFITLDDENLNKVNQCFPYLQVLYLIGVEGLKEPKIHLEHLKHCHWTVSNGPRSVTIVAPKLVQLNLRCVKPKMLVIDTPSLSYLHLTLQGACSFKVQEFHNLDTLHLESPDLGNLLCSFQFGRTANNLVLGAKNRTELLGQITFCFEMLFVEFPNVKAITVAP